One genomic window of Citrobacter sp. Marseille-Q6884 includes the following:
- the pgl gene encoding 6-phosphogluconolactonase gives MKQTVYTASPESQQIHVWSLNHEGSLTLTQVVDVPGQVQPMVVSPDKRYLYVGVRPEFRVLAYRIAPDDGALTFAAESALPGSPTHISTDHHGRFVFVGSYNAGSVSVTRLEEGLPVELVDVVEGLDGCHSANISPDNRTLWVPALKQDRICLFTVSDDGKLVAQEPAEVTTVEGAGPRHMVFHPNQQYAYCVNELNSSVDVWELKDPHGKIECVQTLDMMPADFSDTRWAADIHITPDGRHLYACDRTASLITVFSVSEDGSVLTKEGYQPTETQPRGFNVDHSGKYLIAAGQKSHHIAVYDIAGEQGLLTEKGRYAVGQGPMWVVVNAY, from the coding sequence ATGAAGCAAACCGTTTATACCGCCAGCCCTGAGAGTCAGCAAATCCATGTCTGGAGCCTGAATCATGAAGGTTCGCTGACGCTGACACAGGTGGTTGATGTTCCGGGTCAGGTCCAACCGATGGTCGTCAGCCCGGATAAGCGCTACCTCTATGTTGGCGTACGCCCGGAATTTCGTGTGCTGGCGTATCGCATTGCGCCTGATGATGGTGCGCTGACGTTTGCCGCGGAATCTGCGCTGCCGGGAAGTCCGACGCATATTTCTACCGATCATCATGGACGTTTTGTTTTTGTCGGTTCGTACAACGCCGGTAGCGTTAGCGTGACCCGCCTGGAGGAGGGTCTGCCGGTTGAGCTGGTGGACGTGGTTGAAGGTCTGGACGGATGCCACTCGGCCAATATCTCACCGGATAACCGTACCCTGTGGGTTCCGGCATTGAAACAGGATCGTATTTGCCTGTTCACCGTTAGCGATGACGGCAAACTGGTCGCCCAGGAACCGGCGGAAGTCACTACCGTCGAAGGCGCGGGACCACGTCATATGGTGTTTCATCCGAATCAACAATATGCCTATTGCGTCAATGAGTTGAACAGCTCGGTTGATGTCTGGGAACTGAAAGATCCGCACGGCAAAATTGAGTGTGTACAGACGCTGGATATGATGCCAGCTGATTTCTCTGATACGCGCTGGGCGGCGGATATCCATATCACGCCGGATGGACGTCATCTGTATGCCTGCGACCGTACGGCGAGTCTGATCACCGTGTTCAGCGTATCAGAAGACGGTAGCGTGTTGACCAAAGAGGGCTACCAGCCAACTGAAACACAACCGCGCGGCTTTAATGTCGATCACAGCGGTAAGTACCTGATCGCAGCCGGACAGAAGTCGCATCATATCGCCGTGTATGACATTGCGGGTGAGCAGGGGCTGCTGACGGAGAAAGGGCGTTATGCGGTAGGACAAGGCCCGATGTGGGTGGTGGTTAACGCGTATTAA